In Dethiosulfovibrio peptidovorans, the DNA window TGACGGCCTCTGCCAAAGCCTCCGGTTCAAGAACCATTTCCATCATACCGATTTGGTTCTCCCACTCATCGGGATCAGCTTCATCCCGAATTTCCTGTTCGAATACGTCGTAAACGGCAAGTCCCAACTGGACGCCGGCGAGAGGCCCCGCATATGTAGGGTCTCCGTTACACACGGTCTCAGCGTAAATTTCCGCACCTTCCGAGTCGGAGGATCCCAGTATAACCACGATTTCAGAGGGGTCATACTTCTCAGCTGCATCCTTGACACGCTGCTGATTCTGCAGGTCCATCGCTCCAGCGGCCGTTCAGACGAAACACTCGGTTACGGAGAAGATGACCTCCGCACCGCTCTCCTTGAAGCATGCCTCCATGGCAGGTGCGGGTACTCCGTCACGCTCACCGAGAAGGATCAGCTTCTTTCCGGCCAATTTACCCATAGTTTTCACCTCCCCGCCACAGAGAATACGTACCGGAAAACTTCAATGGATTCAAAGCTTCCGTAGACAGGTTTATTATACCCGAATCCCCTATTTTGTGAATCCCCATTCCATATATTTTACGATTTGAGGAAGGCTCTCTCGAATGTGCTCGTCCCGCCCCAAGACGGTCTGAGCACACCACATGGAGTCCAGAACAGCTTCCTCCACCGACTCAGTCACAGCTCGAAAGAACTGATTGGCCCAATGATCGCTCACAAAAGACATTGTCAAAAGAGCCCTATCATCGTGGGGAATACGATAGGCCGTCGAGAACGCCAGAGAAATCTCGCCGCTGCCATGGGCCATATAGCCGCCGGTTCGGGCGATACCCACCGATGCTCTCTTACAAAGACGCTTCAACTGCCGGGCAGTCATCGGAGCATCCGTGGCGATGATCACGATGATAGAGCCCTGCTCCCTGTTGGGCTCAGGAAGATTCCGAGAGGCCCAGGCAGAGCCAATTTTTCCTCCATCCACGATCAGGTCGGCTAACTCGCCGAAGTTGGACAGGACCAAAACTCCCACAGTGTACCGCTCCGCCTCGATCTCTACCATCCGGGACGCGCTGCCAATCCCCCCTTTGAGCTGATAACAGGACATACCCATACCAGCCCCCACGCCTCCCAGGGCAAATGACCGATCAGCCCGCTCCAGTGCCTGTCGTACGTGATCTGGAATCACGTGAAGGCCTCGGATGTCGTTGAGATACCCGTCGTTGCACTCCATAACCACGGGGTTGACCGTGCAGGTCTCCCGTCCAATGGCGGAATCCGACTCCAACATAACCTCGACAAGTCCCCGGAAGCAGTCGCCCACTGACAGGGTATTGGTCAGGACAATGGGAGTCTCCAGGGTTCCCAGCTCCTCAATCTGAACGAGCCCAACAGACTTGCCAAAACCGTTGATGACGTGGACCGCTGCCGGCAGTTTCTCTCTGAAGAGGCTGCCAGAAGCGGGAACGACAACAGTGACGCCGGTCTTGACGTCTCCAGCGTCTAAGCTCAGGTGTCCCACGGTCACGCCCGAAACGTCGGTCAGTAAATTGGCCGATCCCGGTGCCAAAGACCCAACGATGACCCCCTCGTCTCGAATACGCCCCGTCACTATCCCACGAGCTCCCCATCGAAACAGGCCATAACGGGCGTATGATCCGACGGCTTATCCCATCCCCGAGGAGAGCGATCTACCCAGCTGTCCCGGGATCTATCAGCCAGAGCGGGGGTCGCCAGAAGATGGTCGATCCTCCAGCCGATGTTCCGATCAAGGGCGTTTTTCACCCGATAGTCCCAAAAGGAAAACTCCCCGGGGTCTGGGCGATGTTTACGAAAGACATCCACCAGGTTATTCCGAGTCCGGGCAAACTCCTCCTTGATCTCGTGGTGAAAACAAACGTGTTTAGCCTTGGTTTTGGGGTTGGTGACGTCCATATCCTCAGGAGCCACGTTAAGGTCACCAAGCCACAAGACCTCGCCGTCTTGAGCAAGTCGGTTAATCAGGATACGTACTCTCTTTAGAAACGTTTTTTTGACCTGATAGTCCTGATGGTCGATGGATTTTCCCTGAGGCACATAGGTGTTCACGATCCAAGTCGAACCAAAGCGAACGGCCATACCCCTGGTATCGAAGCTGGGATCCTGCCCGTCATCAAAGCCGTGAACCACCTGATCAGGAGGGATCAGACTGGCCACAGCCACACCGTTATAGCTCTTTTCACCCCGGAACACAAC includes these proteins:
- a CDS encoding glycine/sarcosine/betaine reductase complex selenoprotein A; amino-acid sequence: MGKLAGKKLILLGERDGVPAPAMEACFKESGAEVIFSVTECFVUTAAGAMDLQNQQRVKDAAEKYDPSEIVVILGSSDSEGAEIYAETVCNGDPTYAGPLAGVQLGLAVYDVFEQEIRDEADPDEWENQIGMMEMVLEPEALAEAVKGIRSQFSKYSL
- the xth gene encoding exodeoxyribonuclease III, translating into MTWTVATFNVNSVRSRLPILERWLNHSKVDVLCLQETKTQDETFPEGAFRNWGYSVVFRGEKSYNGVAVASLIPPDQVVHGFDDGQDPSFDTRGMAVRFGSTWIVNTYVPQGKSIDHQDYQVKKTFLKRVRILINRLAQDGEVLWLGDLNVAPEDMDVTNPKTKAKHVCFHHEIKEEFARTRNNLVDVFRKHRPDPGEFSFWDYRVKNALDRNIGWRIDHLLATPALADRSRDSWVDRSPRGWDKPSDHTPVMACFDGELVG
- a CDS encoding aminopeptidase, yielding MTGRIRDEGVIVGSLAPGSANLLTDVSGVTVGHLSLDAGDVKTGVTVVVPASGSLFREKLPAAVHVINGFGKSVGLVQIEELGTLETPIVLTNTLSVGDCFRGLVEVMLESDSAIGRETCTVNPVVMECNDGYLNDIRGLHVIPDHVRQALERADRSFALGGVGAGMGMSCYQLKGGIGSASRMVEIEAERYTVGVLVLSNFGELADLIVDGGKIGSAWASRNLPEPNREQGSIIVIIATDAPMTARQLKRLCKRASVGIARTGGYMAHGSGEISLAFSTAYRIPHDDRALLTMSFVSDHWANQFFRAVTESVEEAVLDSMWCAQTVLGRDEHIRESLPQIVKYMEWGFTK